In a single window of the Candidatus Abyssobacteria bacterium SURF_5 genome:
- a CDS encoding extracellular solute-binding protein, producing the protein MLSFIRTARKIRPRRSSFLLFRPSFLFMLIVCLLSASALLSCGKKQNPLTIKIWEYPRWREDDQSVDRFYWIKQQITEFERLHPGVSIELTELTWEHGEDKKKIAITAGVGPDIITGVLPVQLIEGGFIESIDDHLTQEDRSDFLAPALESFTYNGRLYGVPWYVTGSVLFANLDLLEQCKLELPRDGWNHPEFLEFTRRLTRCGGDGRSDAAGFAFLLRPGDTGVWPFLFPDGMALDEQILPRGLGDAANATFLYNLVHAARVAPADCAAWDAETLWQRFVAQKNIAIAPLGIWAVPRLHALGDFRFDVLPYPAPSGNETAARAFIGTSGFVVLRQDDPQKRRLCIEFAKFLVRPDAQRDLRTYGVIPSRLSAGTIYADDAVMSKVQRILSAGQTVPRHAQWAKIDEKYQRELQLAFLGEKSLMSAVASGGKEIEALIKTAHERQAPEGSKASFKSVAIATAALFCAILPVLYLVRRRLESLSAYAFLFPALAIFAVFLLFPLVWVLLLTFQDFTFAQARPSWVGFRNLAAAVNDPVFRQAAINTLVYTVVVVPVNVVSALVVASLICPLSNRVRGFFRGAYYLPGVASVVVLTMAWRWMFNESFGILNAGLGFFGLPGVHWLTDSRIALWSVILTSIARPPGGPVLIYLAALDAIPKSLYDAGELDGASAFSKWWHLTLPLLRPTTLFLALTITIASFQVFTQVFILTDGGPGYATEVVAHRIYTAAIRDFEFGVAAAMSVLLFAIIMLASIVQYRFFRSDVEY; encoded by the coding sequence ATGCTATCGTTCATTCGCACCGCCAGGAAAATCCGTCCCCGTCGTTCCTCCTTCCTTCTTTTCCGGCCTTCCTTTCTTTTCATGCTGATTGTGTGCCTGCTCAGCGCGAGTGCTCTCTTGAGCTGTGGAAAAAAGCAGAATCCGCTCACAATCAAGATATGGGAGTATCCGCGCTGGCGCGAGGATGATCAATCGGTCGATCGCTTTTATTGGATCAAGCAACAGATAACGGAGTTCGAGCGGCTCCATCCCGGCGTATCGATCGAGCTGACCGAGCTGACTTGGGAACACGGTGAAGATAAAAAAAAGATCGCCATCACCGCCGGCGTCGGACCGGATATCATAACAGGGGTTCTACCGGTCCAGCTTATCGAAGGTGGATTCATCGAATCCATCGATGATCACCTCACGCAAGAGGACCGCAGTGATTTTCTCGCGCCGGCACTGGAATCCTTCACTTACAATGGCAGACTCTATGGAGTGCCCTGGTACGTCACCGGCTCGGTCCTGTTCGCAAACCTCGACTTGCTCGAGCAGTGCAAGCTGGAGCTTCCTCGGGACGGCTGGAACCATCCCGAATTTCTCGAGTTTACCCGGCGGCTCACGCGCTGCGGCGGCGACGGCCGCTCTGATGCCGCGGGATTTGCTTTCCTCTTGCGCCCCGGCGACACGGGGGTCTGGCCTTTCCTTTTTCCCGACGGAATGGCTTTAGATGAACAGATCTTACCCCGAGGCTTAGGCGATGCGGCCAACGCCACGTTTCTCTACAACCTTGTTCATGCGGCTCGAGTGGCCCCGGCCGACTGTGCGGCCTGGGACGCGGAGACTCTGTGGCAGCGCTTCGTCGCGCAAAAAAACATAGCGATCGCGCCCCTCGGTATCTGGGCAGTCCCGCGCCTACACGCATTGGGCGATTTCCGATTCGACGTGCTGCCGTATCCCGCTCCTTCAGGAAACGAGACGGCCGCACGGGCATTTATCGGCACATCCGGATTTGTGGTGCTGCGCCAGGACGACCCCCAAAAGCGCCGGCTGTGTATCGAATTCGCGAAGTTTCTCGTTCGTCCCGATGCGCAAAGAGACCTGAGGACATACGGGGTGATCCCTTCACGCCTATCTGCGGGAACAATATATGCGGACGACGCAGTAATGTCGAAAGTCCAGCGGATTCTATCCGCCGGACAGACAGTACCGCGGCATGCTCAATGGGCCAAAATCGACGAAAAATATCAGAGAGAGCTCCAATTGGCTTTTCTCGGAGAAAAATCGCTGATGTCGGCAGTGGCTTCTGGCGGTAAGGAGATTGAAGCACTTATTAAAACGGCTCACGAAAGACAAGCTCCCGAAGGATCCAAAGCATCCTTTAAATCCGTCGCGATTGCCACCGCCGCACTTTTTTGTGCAATCCTGCCCGTCTTGTACCTGGTTCGCCGCCGACTCGAATCACTTTCTGCCTACGCCTTTCTTTTCCCTGCACTTGCGATTTTTGCAGTTTTTCTGCTGTTTCCGCTTGTCTGGGTCCTACTGCTCACTTTCCAGGACTTCACTTTCGCACAGGCTCGACCGAGTTGGGTGGGATTTCGAAATCTTGCCGCGGCTGTCAATGACCCGGTATTCCGCCAAGCGGCGATAAATACCCTCGTCTATACCGTGGTCGTTGTGCCTGTCAATGTTGTCTCGGCTTTAGTGGTTGCGAGCCTGATCTGCCCGCTGTCAAACCGGGTGCGCGGATTCTTCCGGGGGGCCTATTATCTGCCGGGTGTCGCGTCGGTCGTGGTGTTGACAATGGCGTGGCGATGGATGTTCAATGAGAGTTTTGGAATCCTCAACGCCGGTTTGGGATTTTTCGGTCTGCCCGGCGTGCACTGGTTGACCGATTCGCGTATCGCCTTGTGGAGCGTGATCTTAACCAGTATCGCACGGCCTCCAGGCGGACCGGTGCTCATCTATCTCGCTGCTCTTGACGCAATACCGAAATCGCTTTATGATGCGGGAGAATTGGATGGCGCGAGCGCATTCAGCAAATGGTGGCATCTCACTCTTCCATTGCTGCGACCGACAACGCTGTTTCTTGCGCTAACGATAACGATTGCCTCATTTCAGGTTTTTACCCAGGTTTTCATTCTGACGGACGGTGGTCCGGGATATGCCACCGAAGTTGTCGCACATCGGATTTATACCGCGGCCATTCGAGATTTTGAATTCGGAGTGGCCGCCGCAATGTCGGTGCTCCTGTTCGCAATCATCATGCTGGCATCAATCGTGCAATACCGTTTTTTTAGATCTGACGTCGAATACTAA
- a CDS encoding carbohydrate ABC transporter permease, with translation MRFRKNEVLLVSLLLLGAVISLFPALWMLYSSFRPNEELSSIPPMLLHRSLTTQNYAQLLSSAPVIRWTVNSFFICAIITLGQLLFDSMAGYAFAKKKFAGRQLLFWLVIGTMMVPVHILIVPLYIMMVKLHLVDTLWAAILPGLAGSFGIFFMRQFISTIPTALEEAARMDGCSEFQVFFRIILPLCAPALGVLAIFLFISNWNSFLWPLLVLNSAQTYTLTVGLATLQDKQTLDYGLLMAGAVLASLPMFIVFIMFQRWFVQGMRIGAIKG, from the coding sequence ATGAGATTCCGAAAAAATGAGGTCCTCTTGGTGTCGCTCCTCTTGCTGGGAGCAGTGATTTCGCTGTTTCCGGCATTGTGGATGCTGTATTCTTCGTTCCGCCCGAACGAGGAACTGAGCTCGATTCCGCCAATGCTCCTGCACCGGAGCCTGACGACGCAGAATTACGCGCAACTCCTTTCCAGCGCGCCTGTTATACGCTGGACAGTCAACTCCTTCTTCATCTGTGCAATCATTACACTCGGGCAACTGCTGTTCGATAGCATGGCGGGATATGCCTTTGCGAAAAAGAAGTTTGCCGGCCGCCAATTGCTTTTCTGGCTGGTCATCGGGACTATGATGGTGCCGGTCCACATCCTGATCGTGCCGCTGTATATTATGATGGTCAAACTGCATCTTGTGGATACTCTTTGGGCCGCAATCCTGCCCGGGCTTGCGGGTTCATTCGGCATCTTTTTCATGAGACAGTTCATTTCCACGATTCCGACCGCTCTTGAAGAAGCCGCACGAATGGACGGCTGCAGCGAGTTCCAGGTTTTCTTTCGAATTATTCTTCCGCTGTGTGCACCCGCACTGGGAGTCCTCGCCATTTTCCTGTTCATATCGAATTGGAATTCTTTTCTCTGGCCGCTCTTGGTGCTGAATAGCGCGCAAACATACACGTTAACTGTCGGGCTCGCGACTTTGCAGGATAAACAGACGCTAGATTACGGCCTGCTGATGGCCGGCGCCGTGCTCGCTTCGCTTCCGATGTTCATTGTCTTCATAATGTTCCAGCGCTGGTTTGTGCAGGGAATGAGAATAGGTGCTATCAAAGGCTAG
- a CDS encoding leucine--tRNA ligase — protein MNDEYNFREIEPKWQRYWRENKLFKMDESSPKPPFYCLMMFPYPSAELHVGHGRNYIIGDVLARYKFMKGFNVLAPMGWDAFGLPAENAAIKRNIHPAVSTWENIRRMKKQLTNWGVEYDWDREFASCEPLYCKWTQWLFLQFYKKGLAYKKKAAVNWCPSCATVLANEQVINGECERCGTGVTTRDLEQWFFKITAYAEELLDMSHLGNWPERVKTMQSNWIGKSHGVTIQFKVAETGEPVPCYTTRPDTVFGVTYLVLAPEHPLVEKLTRGTAIEKEVSDFVERCRRLDRIKRTSAELEKEGMFIGKHILNPANGERVPLWIANYALMEYGTGAVMAVPAHDQRDFEFAKKYGLPIRVVVQKPDGSLHEDTMTAAYEDEGVMVNSAQFNGRPSGETIEKIGVWMEEKGIGTRTVNYRLRDWLISRQRYWGAPIPIVYCEKCGMVPVPEEQLPVYLPEDVEFRPTGESPLARSAKFVNTTCPACGGPARRETDTMDTFVDSSWYYMRYLSPHDEQKVFDSALVNKWLPVDQYIGGIEHAILHLMYSRFFTKVIRDLGLIDFHEPFHNLFTQGMIIKGGAKMSKSKGNVVAPDPLIEKYGADTVRVYTLFIGPPDKDAEWNDRAVEGAFRFLNRVWRLIVPHAGRLQNTDGAIPKDLNETERDLRRIAHATTKKVTEDIEERFHFNTAISALMELVNALYSADLEQVRPVVLKEIFEKLVALLYPMAPHISEELWSRLGHTQSLLREAWPAFDSRAIKAEEMVVVIQVNGKVRSRVTVSSDSSEEELKKAALNDSKIVDFLDAKTVEKVIVVPRKLVNIVAK, from the coding sequence ATGAACGACGAGTATAATTTCCGGGAAATCGAGCCGAAATGGCAGCGATATTGGCGGGAAAACAAGCTGTTCAAGATGGATGAAAGCTCGCCAAAGCCGCCGTTTTACTGTCTGATGATGTTCCCGTATCCGTCGGCCGAGCTGCACGTGGGCCATGGGCGCAATTACATCATCGGCGACGTTCTGGCGCGTTACAAGTTCATGAAGGGCTTCAATGTGCTGGCGCCGATGGGGTGGGACGCCTTCGGGCTTCCGGCCGAGAACGCCGCGATCAAGAGAAACATACATCCGGCGGTCAGCACGTGGGAAAACATCCGCCGCATGAAGAAACAGCTCACGAACTGGGGCGTCGAGTACGACTGGGACCGCGAGTTCGCCTCGTGCGAGCCGCTGTACTGCAAATGGACGCAGTGGCTGTTCCTCCAATTTTACAAGAAGGGGCTTGCATACAAGAAGAAGGCGGCGGTCAACTGGTGCCCATCGTGTGCGACCGTGCTGGCGAATGAGCAGGTGATCAACGGCGAGTGCGAGCGCTGCGGAACCGGCGTGACCACGCGCGACCTGGAGCAGTGGTTTTTCAAGATAACCGCGTATGCCGAGGAACTGCTCGACATGAGCCATCTCGGGAACTGGCCCGAGCGCGTCAAGACGATGCAGAGCAACTGGATCGGGAAAAGCCACGGCGTGACCATCCAGTTCAAGGTTGCGGAAACCGGCGAGCCTGTCCCCTGCTATACCACCCGGCCCGACACCGTCTTCGGCGTTACCTATCTGGTGCTCGCGCCCGAACATCCTCTCGTCGAGAAGCTGACGCGCGGCACTGCGATTGAGAAGGAAGTCAGCGATTTCGTCGAGCGCTGCCGCCGGCTCGACCGGATCAAGCGAACATCGGCCGAACTCGAAAAAGAGGGCATGTTCATCGGCAAGCATATCCTTAATCCGGCCAATGGCGAACGTGTTCCCCTGTGGATAGCGAATTACGCGCTGATGGAATACGGGACCGGCGCGGTCATGGCCGTTCCCGCTCACGACCAGCGCGACTTCGAGTTCGCAAAGAAGTACGGTTTGCCGATTCGCGTCGTGGTGCAAAAACCGGACGGCAGTCTCCATGAAGATACCATGACCGCCGCCTACGAAGATGAAGGCGTCATGGTCAACTCCGCCCAATTCAACGGCAGGCCGAGCGGCGAGACCATCGAGAAGATCGGCGTCTGGATGGAGGAAAAAGGCATCGGCACGCGCACTGTCAATTACCGCCTGCGCGACTGGCTGATCTCGCGACAGCGCTATTGGGGCGCGCCGATCCCGATTGTATATTGCGAGAAATGCGGAATGGTCCCCGTTCCCGAGGAGCAGTTGCCCGTCTATCTGCCGGAGGACGTCGAGTTCAGGCCGACCGGCGAATCTCCGCTCGCGCGCAGCGCCAAGTTCGTCAATACAACGTGTCCCGCCTGCGGCGGACCCGCCAGGCGCGAGACCGACACAATGGATACCTTCGTCGATTCGAGTTGGTATTACATGAGGTACCTCTCGCCGCACGACGAGCAGAAGGTTTTCGATTCGGCGCTGGTGAATAAATGGCTGCCGGTCGACCAGTACATCGGCGGCATCGAACACGCGATTCTGCACCTGATGTACTCGCGCTTCTTTACGAAAGTGATCCGCGATCTCGGACTGATCGATTTCCACGAGCCGTTCCACAACCTGTTCACGCAGGGCATGATCATCAAGGGCGGCGCGAAAATGTCGAAATCGAAGGGCAACGTCGTCGCGCCCGACCCGCTCATCGAAAAATACGGCGCCGACACGGTCCGCGTTTATACGCTGTTCATCGGCCCTCCGGACAAGGATGCCGAATGGAACGACCGCGCGGTCGAGGGCGCGTTCCGCTTCCTCAATAGAGTGTGGAGACTGATCGTTCCGCATGCGGGCCGCCTGCAGAACACAGACGGAGCGATCCCGAAGGACCTGAATGAAACCGAGCGCGACCTGAGGCGCATTGCTCACGCTACGACAAAAAAAGTGACCGAGGATATCGAGGAACGCTTCCATTTCAACACCGCCATCAGCGCGTTGATGGAACTGGTGAACGCGCTGTATTCGGCGGATCTCGAGCAGGTTCGGCCGGTCGTGCTGAAAGAGATTTTCGAAAAGCTGGTGGCGTTGCTGTATCCGATGGCGCCGCACATAAGCGAGGAACTGTGGTCGCGCCTCGGGCACACGCAGAGCCTGCTTCGCGAAGCGTGGCCCGCATTTGATTCCCGCGCCATCAAAGCGGAAGAAATGGTCGTCGTCATCCAGGTTAACGGCAAGGTGCGCAGCCGCGTCACCGTCTCTTCCGATTCGAGCGAAGAGGAGCTGAAAAAGGCCGCGCTGAATGATTCGAAAATCGTGGATTTTCTCGACGCAAAAACAGTCGAAAAGGTGATTGTTGTCCCCAGGAAACTGGTGAATATTGTCGCGAAATAG
- a CDS encoding DUF1343 domain-containing protein gives MHTAQPVTLGVSRLLQYERKLLEGAHVGLIANSAARNEKGVPTAAALIGNGINLKCIFAPEHGYDVSAPPGQHLADSIEPGSGLPIRSLYGSAKEPTGEMLRDVDALVFDLQDIGVRCYTYIWTMALGMRAAAMYGKLFVVLDRPNPLGGITIQGPVLDPRFASFLGLYPIPLRHGMTAGELALLFNKAFGVGAHLAVVKMHGWRRRLLFSDTGLAWTAPSPAIVSPETALLYAGTCLFEGVNLSEGRGTSSPFRLIGSPWLDPAIVNKLDPKTMAGFAVSPQRFTPAASKYSGRECAGIALAAVDKNAADPIALAVELLSKITARHSRELQWNEQHFDALAGTDSLRKDILAGQTTEEILGGWVKDQREFEALRGPYLLYEG, from the coding sequence ATGCACACTGCTCAGCCGGTCACACTCGGCGTCAGTCGCTTACTCCAATACGAGCGCAAACTGCTCGAGGGCGCCCACGTTGGCCTGATCGCGAATTCAGCCGCGAGAAATGAAAAAGGCGTCCCGACCGCGGCGGCACTGATCGGGAACGGAATCAATCTCAAATGCATTTTCGCGCCCGAGCACGGATACGATGTAAGCGCTCCACCCGGCCAGCATCTTGCCGATTCGATTGAGCCTGGTTCCGGCCTGCCGATCCGCAGTCTGTACGGCAGCGCAAAGGAGCCTACCGGCGAAATGCTGCGCGATGTGGATGCGCTTGTCTTTGATTTGCAGGATATCGGTGTGCGCTGCTACACCTATATCTGGACCATGGCGCTCGGCATGCGTGCCGCGGCAATGTACGGAAAATTGTTTGTTGTGCTCGACCGGCCGAATCCACTCGGGGGAATTACCATTCAGGGCCCGGTTCTGGATCCGCGGTTCGCTTCCTTCCTCGGGCTTTACCCGATCCCGCTGAGGCATGGGATGACGGCAGGAGAACTGGCCTTGCTGTTCAATAAAGCATTCGGAGTGGGCGCACATCTCGCTGTTGTCAAAATGCATGGATGGCGCAGGCGCCTGCTTTTTTCCGACACCGGCCTCGCGTGGACGGCGCCCTCACCCGCAATAGTGTCGCCGGAAACCGCGCTACTGTATGCGGGCACGTGCCTGTTTGAAGGCGTTAATCTCTCCGAAGGGCGCGGCACATCCTCGCCGTTCCGCCTGATCGGTTCGCCGTGGCTCGATCCGGCGATCGTGAACAAGCTCGATCCGAAAACAATGGCAGGCTTTGCAGTTTCTCCTCAGCGTTTTACGCCTGCCGCCTCGAAATACAGCGGGAGAGAATGCGCAGGCATTGCTCTTGCCGCCGTCGACAAGAACGCTGCGGACCCGATTGCGCTTGCAGTCGAGCTGCTGTCGAAAATCACGGCGCGCCATTCTCGGGAGTTGCAGTGGAACGAACAACATTTCGATGCGCTTGCAGGAACGGACTCGCTTCGGAAAGACATCCTCGCCGGGCAAACAACCGAAGAAATTCTGGGCGGATGGGTGAAAGACCAGCGTGAATTCGAAGCGTTGCGCGGACCATATCTCTTATACGAGGGATGA
- a CDS encoding lytic transglycosylase domain-containing protein: MARAPVEIQPSNEKKRRLPRYLYGENGKPPIYVYQHTSGLLLLTSKVKDVGPDYVLLNFEPIKKITKTQVVRKVKNEPEVEEFDLEEIIRFYSKDYGLHPALVKAVIKCESDFDPFAVSHCGARGLMQLMPMTAMEMQVQDSFDPEQNIGGGVQYLARMLELFNNDLELALAAYNAGPGSVLKYGGIPPFKETRAYVPKVISYYERYKRNSKPVTLKVALKKKPAADFLPEVEVVEMVEVETVVASPPLPPPPADKVIVVLKNGNTMRGNSYEKIENGIRLILENGWVDIKSEHITKIS, from the coding sequence ATGGCAAGAGCTCCGGTAGAAATTCAGCCGTCCAATGAAAAGAAACGCAGGCTTCCCCGTTACCTGTACGGCGAAAATGGAAAACCGCCGATTTACGTGTATCAGCACACCTCGGGTTTGCTGCTGCTCACGAGCAAGGTGAAAGACGTCGGCCCCGACTATGTGCTGCTGAACTTCGAGCCGATTAAGAAGATCACGAAGACCCAGGTCGTCCGCAAGGTCAAGAATGAGCCGGAAGTCGAGGAGTTCGATCTCGAGGAAATCATTCGCTTCTATTCGAAAGATTATGGCCTGCATCCCGCCCTGGTCAAGGCCGTGATCAAGTGCGAATCCGACTTTGATCCGTTCGCGGTCTCTCATTGCGGGGCCCGCGGCTTGATGCAGCTCATGCCGATGACGGCGATGGAGATGCAGGTGCAGGATAGCTTCGATCCGGAGCAGAATATCGGCGGAGGCGTACAGTATCTGGCCCGAATGCTCGAACTGTTTAACAACGATCTGGAGCTCGCGCTGGCCGCTTATAATGCGGGGCCGGGAAGCGTCTTGAAATACGGAGGCATTCCTCCATTCAAAGAAACGCGGGCGTATGTGCCGAAGGTCATTTCTTATTACGAGCGATATAAGAGGAATTCGAAACCGGTGACGCTGAAAGTTGCTCTGAAGAAAAAGCCTGCGGCCGATTTTCTGCCGGAAGTCGAAGTCGTCGAAATGGTCGAAGTCGAAACCGTTGTGGCTTCGCCACCCCTGCCGCCGCCGCCTGCCGACAAGGTTATTGTCGTCCTGAAAAACGGAAACACGATGCGCGGCAATTCCTATGAGAAGATAGAAAACGGCATCAGGCTAATACTGGAAAACGGCTGGGTCGACATTAAAAGCGAGCACATAACGAAGATCAGTTGA
- a CDS encoding SpoIID/LytB domain-containing protein, which translates to MALKRNHIVFLPFVLLLFFACARRQTAVAPPSPVDDGPVVEESCVAEPVPDQTAADADASDVGEELIEAVDEALIEEVTDEEADEGTDEEIQVVEPKKIEPREAFVEPTLKIQILKEADSILVTSESEMYLNFDSKTMKVEPGRRIRFRLRSARVGVQMYPVGVATFRGSEYEKALQFAEKWKSDGYTVRLIKAGGPFVHADGSVMDTTVYWVALGSFKKKADAEAFRDKMNRWGHSAWIIDESVLNPKGNIEILDGTDTVYSYADSHVALTADQPIEVHNVPFGDGFWVSGNCENRRYISPLEIFIDKHGKLSAINLVTLEEYVKGVVPVEIRLNAPDEALKVQAIAARTEALAKLGIKHVFDPFDFCASQHCQEFGGLARRTVRTDAAVDATRGLVLMREGRLIDAVYSANCGGHTEHNENVWSSRPAASLRGVSELFSNPESFDSPLKDSQLASWLKCTPRAYCADPRAGSSKNFRWHVSFTAKQMNAAVNKYYKVGTVKDIKVLKRGVSGRALRVRIVGSRDIAVIYKELEIRRVLGKLKSTMFVLEIKKDSAGNPVRFNFLGGGWGHGVGMCQAGAEGMALQGFQHDAILKHYFTGAEIVKLY; encoded by the coding sequence TTGGCGCTGAAAAGGAATCATATTGTTTTTTTGCCGTTCGTCCTTTTGCTGTTTTTCGCGTGTGCCCGGCGGCAGACTGCTGTTGCGCCGCCTTCGCCAGTCGACGATGGACCGGTGGTCGAAGAGAGTTGTGTTGCGGAACCCGTTCCTGATCAGACCGCCGCAGATGCAGATGCTTCCGACGTCGGAGAGGAGCTTATTGAGGCGGTGGATGAAGCGCTGATTGAAGAAGTGACTGATGAGGAGGCGGATGAAGGGACCGATGAGGAGATCCAGGTCGTCGAGCCGAAGAAGATCGAGCCGCGGGAAGCGTTCGTCGAACCTACCCTGAAAATCCAGATACTCAAGGAGGCCGACTCTATACTCGTAACAAGCGAATCAGAAATGTACCTGAATTTCGATAGCAAGACGATGAAAGTGGAGCCCGGCCGCCGGATTCGGTTCAGGTTGCGCAGCGCGCGTGTGGGCGTTCAAATGTATCCGGTCGGCGTTGCAACTTTTCGCGGGTCCGAATACGAGAAGGCCTTGCAGTTCGCCGAGAAATGGAAAAGCGACGGCTACACTGTGCGTCTCATTAAAGCGGGGGGTCCTTTCGTCCATGCCGACGGCTCGGTCATGGATACCACGGTCTATTGGGTGGCACTCGGCAGCTTCAAGAAGAAGGCGGACGCCGAGGCTTTTCGGGATAAGATGAACAGGTGGGGCCATTCGGCCTGGATCATCGACGAAAGCGTACTTAATCCCAAGGGGAACATCGAGATTCTGGACGGCACCGATACTGTCTATTCGTATGCCGATTCGCATGTCGCTTTGACTGCGGATCAGCCTATCGAGGTGCATAATGTCCCCTTCGGAGACGGCTTCTGGGTCTCGGGCAACTGCGAAAACAGGCGCTATATCAGCCCGCTCGAAATTTTCATCGATAAGCACGGCAAACTGTCCGCGATAAACCTGGTGACACTCGAGGAATACGTGAAGGGCGTTGTTCCCGTGGAGATACGGCTGAACGCGCCGGATGAGGCGCTGAAGGTGCAGGCGATCGCAGCGCGCACGGAAGCGCTTGCCAAACTGGGAATCAAACATGTGTTCGACCCGTTCGACTTTTGCGCTTCTCAGCATTGCCAGGAATTCGGCGGATTGGCGCGGCGCACTGTCCGAACCGATGCCGCAGTGGATGCAACGCGTGGATTGGTCCTCATGAGAGAGGGCCGGTTGATCGACGCCGTCTACAGCGCCAACTGCGGGGGACATACCGAACACAATGAAAACGTCTGGAGCTCTCGCCCCGCTGCATCGTTGCGCGGCGTCTCTGAATTGTTCAGCAACCCTGAATCCTTCGACTCCCCGCTTAAAGATTCACAATTGGCGAGCTGGCTGAAATGCACGCCGCGCGCATACTGCGCCGATCCGCGCGCCGGCAGCTCAAAGAATTTTCGCTGGCATGTCAGCTTTACCGCAAAGCAGATGAACGCCGCCGTCAACAAATACTACAAAGTCGGCACGGTGAAGGACATCAAAGTCCTCAAGCGAGGCGTGTCGGGGCGCGCCCTCAGAGTCAGAATCGTCGGCTCGCGCGACATCGCCGTCATTTACAAAGAGCTTGAGATACGGCGTGTCTTGGGCAAACTGAAAAGCACCATGTTCGTTCTGGAAATAAAAAAAGATTCGGCCGGGAATCCCGTCAGGTTCAATTTCCTCGGCGGTGGATGGGGGCACGGCGTCGGCATGTGCCAGGCAGGCGCCGAGGGAATGGCCCTCCAGGGATTCCAGCATGACGCGATCCTGAAACACTACTTCACCGGCGCTGAAATAGTCAAATTGTACTAG